GACGGTGGCGGACACCACGATGCTGGTTCGTGCCATCGCGGACCGGATCGGCGAGGGAATCCGTTCGCGGAACCCGGCCGCGCTCCGGCACTTCTATGTGGGCGAGCCCACGACCGACTTCGACCGGTGGGTCACGCTGCGCCTCCAGGAGGAGCACGGCCTGCGCCTGCTGGAGGCGCAGGCAGACACCGCCGACTGGGTCGTCACACGTGGTGCCGAGTTTCGCGGCGACACGGCCGCGGTGATCTTTGAGTTCGGGGATCGCCGGCTGCCCGCGGACAGAGGAGGCATCCACACCGGCATCGAGAGCTGGCGGATCTTCTTCATCCGATCGGCAGCGGGGTGGGAGTTCGTGCGCCAGGTGCACATCCGGACGGCGGACATAGGCGAAGTCCGCGGCTGAGACGCTGGCCGGAGGCATCGGCAGAGATCCACCCACGCGCCTCGTGGCGTACAATCGGCAGGACCACGGTCCCCTCCTCCACGCGCCCGGTGGGGGAGGGGACCTGCCCTGCGCCCCATTCGCAACTCAACCAGGCGATCCCGACGATGCACACGCACGCTCCCGGCTACTACGACGCGCAGGACCTGGCCCGCTTTCCGGAGATCGGCAAGGACGCGCCCGAGCTGGCGGAGAAGTTCTTCGCCTGGTACAACGCCGTCTTCGCCGAGGGTGCGCTGACGCAGCGTGAGAAGTCGCTGATCGCCCTGGCCGTGGCGCACGCGGTCCAGTGCCCCTACTGCATCGACGCCTACACCGGCGACTGCCTGCAAAAGGGCGCCGACACCGAGCAGATGACCGAAGCCGTCCACGTCGCCGCCGCCATCCGCGGCGGCGCATCGCTGGTGCACGGCTTACAGATGCGGAACCACGCGGACCGGCTTGGGATGTAAGGAAAGTGCTAAGTCCTAAGTGCTAAGTCCTGAGTGCCGGGCTTTAGTTCAGCACTTAGCACCTG
The window above is part of the Longimicrobium sp. genome. Proteins encoded here:
- a CDS encoding arsenosugar biosynthesis-associated peroxidase-like protein, producing MHTHAPGYYDAQDLARFPEIGKDAPELAEKFFAWYNAVFAEGALTQREKSLIALAVAHAVQCPYCIDAYTGDCLQKGADTEQMTEAVHVAAAIRGGASLVHGLQMRNHADRLGM